A stretch of Rhodoferax potami DNA encodes these proteins:
- a CDS encoding carbonic anhydrase: MIPRPPERHQPRSRSLRLGALLAAGLCLAPVWANDVKPAKKPVVGEISATSASNPKEVGDQLREALGKDVMGKKKLLINVSKVPGAGGSPTAPARNKAPSKNSDANGSGGQNSRQYIEARAAAMAGTSIGPALPVLAAPAGMPAAPPIWSYEGDSGPQAWGQLRPDYQLCANGQRQSPINIEEGSTLQGPAEPIEFSYLPSQGVVINTGRTIRVDVDGVNSIFVRGSRYRLVHVDFHSPSEMAINYRRFSMVAHLHHQNEQGQLAIVAVSLDPGEPNPLIEKVWTYMPLDVGDRVEMPRSTLNLSELLPSDTRYFQYMGSLTTPPCTEGVLWLVLKQPAALSAQQLRLFTQLYPQNARPVQRTNGRPVREAQ, from the coding sequence TTGATACCCCGCCCCCCCGAACGCCACCAGCCACGCTCGCGATCACTGCGCTTGGGTGCACTCCTAGCAGCTGGCCTGTGCCTGGCGCCGGTGTGGGCCAACGATGTGAAGCCTGCCAAAAAGCCCGTGGTGGGTGAGATATCGGCCACTAGCGCCTCCAACCCCAAAGAGGTCGGCGACCAGCTGCGTGAAGCCTTGGGCAAAGACGTGATGGGCAAAAAGAAACTGCTGATCAACGTCTCCAAAGTGCCCGGAGCCGGCGGTTCACCCACCGCCCCTGCGCGCAACAAAGCGCCCAGCAAAAACAGCGACGCCAACGGCTCAGGCGGCCAAAACAGCCGCCAGTACATCGAGGCGCGCGCCGCGGCAATGGCGGGTACCAGCATTGGGCCAGCCTTGCCGGTGCTGGCTGCGCCTGCTGGCATGCCGGCTGCGCCGCCCATTTGGTCTTACGAGGGGGATAGCGGCCCGCAAGCTTGGGGGCAACTCCGCCCCGACTACCAGCTGTGTGCCAACGGCCAGCGCCAATCGCCCATCAACATTGAAGAGGGCAGCACTTTGCAAGGGCCGGCAGAGCCCATCGAGTTCAGCTACCTTCCCAGCCAAGGCGTCGTCATCAACACCGGGCGCACCATCCGGGTCGATGTCGATGGGGTCAACTCGATTTTTGTGCGCGGCTCGCGCTACCGCTTGGTCCATGTGGACTTCCACAGCCCGTCCGAGATGGCGATCAACTATCGCCGCTTCTCGATGGTGGCCCACTTGCACCACCAGAATGAGCAGGGCCAGCTCGCTATCGTCGCGGTCTCTTTGGACCCCGGCGAACCGAACCCCCTGATTGAAAAAGTGTGGACCTACATGCCACTGGATGTAGGGGACCGTGTGGAAATGCCGCGGTCCACCTTGAATCTGAGCGAGCTGCTCCCGTCAGACACCCGGTATTTTCAGTACATGGGCTCGCTGACGACACCGCCTTGCACCGAAGGGGTGCTGTGGCTCGTTTTAAAGCAGCCTGCCGCCCTCAGCGCGCAGCAACTGCGCCTATTCACCCAGCTCTATCCGCAAAATGCGCGCCCCGTACAGCGAACGAATGGCCGCCCTGTGCGTGAAGCGCAATAA
- a CDS encoding ankyrin repeat domain-containing protein has product MAWLPLSQAQVAPTAAETAAYRGLHAAAARGDMATLTQLLSAKADINQRDAYGRTPLHVATFAKQRAAVRALIQAGADTGALENDRYDAVTIAAVADDEETLRTLLGLGASAKLVTSRYDGTALIAAAHLGHDGVVRQLITGGAPLDHVNNLHWTAAIESIVLGNGGARHQATLRALVEAGANLQLTDRHGKTPLDLARSYGYAEMVRLLEKR; this is encoded by the coding sequence ATGGCATGGCTGCCGCTGTCTCAGGCGCAGGTAGCGCCCACTGCCGCCGAGACAGCGGCCTACCGCGGCCTGCACGCGGCGGCGGCGCGGGGCGATATGGCCACACTCACGCAGCTGCTGAGCGCCAAAGCCGACATCAATCAGCGCGATGCCTATGGCCGCACACCCTTGCATGTGGCCACCTTTGCCAAACAGCGTGCGGCGGTGCGCGCCTTGATTCAAGCGGGCGCTGACACCGGCGCTTTGGAAAATGACCGGTACGACGCTGTCACCATCGCCGCAGTGGCTGATGACGAGGAAACTTTGCGCACCCTGCTGGGCCTGGGCGCCAGCGCCAAATTGGTGACCAGCCGCTATGACGGCACTGCGCTGATTGCGGCCGCCCACCTGGGCCACGACGGCGTGGTGCGCCAGCTGATTACGGGCGGCGCCCCTTTGGACCATGTGAACAATCTGCACTGGACCGCAGCCATCGAATCCATCGTGCTGGGCAACGGAGGCGCCCGCCACCAAGCCACACTAAGGGCCTTGGTGGAAGCAGGCGCTAACTTGCAACTCACCGACCGCCACGGCAAAACGCCGCTGGATCTGGCGCGCAGCTATGGCTACGCAGAGATGGTGCGCTTGCTGGAGAAGCGCTAG
- the ruvA gene encoding Holliday junction branch migration protein RuvA produces the protein MIGKLTGIVSDKNPPQVIIDCGGVGYEVQVPMSTFYNLPADGHKVTLLTHFVVREDAQILYGFATSTEREAFRELIKISGVGPRTALSVLSGMDVGDLAQAVTLQEAGRLIKVPGIGKKTAERLLLELKGKLGADLGAPLGAVGDAQSDILQALLALGYSDKEAAAALKALPKDVGVSDGIKLALKSLAK, from the coding sequence ATGATCGGCAAACTCACAGGCATCGTCAGCGACAAAAATCCACCGCAAGTCATCATCGACTGCGGCGGCGTGGGCTACGAGGTGCAGGTGCCCATGAGCACCTTCTACAACCTGCCCGCCGACGGCCACAAGGTCACGCTGCTCACCCACTTTGTGGTGCGCGAAGACGCGCAAATCCTCTACGGTTTTGCCACCAGCACCGAGCGCGAGGCCTTCCGCGAGTTGATCAAGATCTCCGGCGTGGGGCCGCGCACCGCTTTGTCGGTGCTGTCGGGCATGGACGTGGGCGACTTGGCGCAGGCGGTGACCTTGCAAGAGGCCGGTCGCCTGATCAAGGTACCGGGCATCGGCAAAAAGACAGCCGAGCGCTTGCTGCTGGAGCTCAAGGGCAAGTTGGGTGCAGACCTTGGTGCGCCTCTGGGCGCCGTGGGCGATGCGCAGTCCGACATCCTGCAGGCATTGCTGGCCCTGGGCTACAGCGACAAGGAAGCGGCAGCTGCACTCAAGGCCCTGCCCAAGGATGTGGGGGTGAGCGATGGTATCAAGCTGGCGCTGAAGTCTTTGGCCAAATAG
- the dtd gene encoding D-aminoacyl-tRNA deacylase, producing the protein MMALVQRVRRAQVVVDGATVGKIEQGLLVLVCAEQGDTEAQGDKLLAKLLKLRIFSDAEGKMNRSVQDLDGAGQHGGLLIVSQFTLAADTSGGNRPSFKGAAAPDEGRRLYDYFVAQARTVHPIVQTGIFAADMQVELVNDGPVTIPMRVASAV; encoded by the coding sequence ATGATGGCTTTGGTACAGCGCGTACGCCGCGCGCAGGTGGTGGTGGATGGTGCCACCGTGGGCAAGATCGAGCAGGGCTTGCTGGTGCTGGTGTGCGCCGAACAGGGCGATACCGAGGCCCAGGGCGACAAGCTGCTGGCCAAGCTGCTCAAGCTGCGCATCTTTAGTGATGCTGAAGGCAAGATGAACCGCAGCGTGCAGGATTTGGATGGCGCGGGCCAGCACGGCGGCCTGCTCATCGTGAGCCAGTTCACCCTAGCCGCAGACACCTCCGGCGGTAACAGGCCTAGCTTCAAGGGCGCCGCCGCGCCTGATGAAGGGCGGCGTTTGTACGACTACTTTGTGGCCCAAGCCCGCACAGTGCACCCCATCGTGCAGACCGGTATTTTTGCGGCGGACATGCAGGTGGAGTTGGTCAATGACGGGCCAGTGACGATTCCCATGCGGGTGGCATCAGCTGTCTAG
- the ybeY gene encoding rRNA maturation RNase YbeY, protein MLPELSLSLQFGKIQDADKHRDALKRHKVIRWIRNTLEVDGEITVRIVDTEEGQTLNREYRQKDYATNVLTFDYTQEPVTADLVLCAPVIAKEAKEQKKTLEAHYAHMIVHGTLHAQGWDHELDEDAEVMELRESEIMARLGFKNPY, encoded by the coding sequence ATGCTTCCAGAACTCAGCCTCTCCCTGCAATTCGGCAAGATTCAAGATGCCGACAAACACCGCGACGCGCTCAAGCGCCACAAAGTCATCCGCTGGATCCGCAACACCCTGGAGGTGGACGGCGAGATCACCGTGCGCATCGTGGACACCGAAGAAGGCCAAACGCTGAACCGCGAATACCGCCAGAAGGACTACGCCACCAACGTGTTGACCTTCGACTACACCCAAGAGCCGGTCACCGCCGACCTGGTGCTGTGCGCGCCGGTGATTGCCAAAGAAGCCAAAGAGCAAAAGAAAACGCTGGAAGCCCACTACGCCCACATGATCGTCCACGGCACCCTGCACGCACAAGGCTGGGACCACGAACTGGACGAGGATGCCGAAGTGATGGAGCTGCGTGAGAGCGAGATCATGGCGCGCTTGGGATTTAAGAACCCCTATTGA
- a CDS encoding response regulator transcription factor encodes MTAPLSPLIHLIDDDEAVRSSLALLISTVGLRVQPWADPQTFLQTFDRESIGAIVLDVRMPGISGLTVLDTLKEQKVDQPVIMLTGHGTIDMCRRAFKSGAAEFLEKPVDDERLLEALQTAVRQHVQSRQRNQADRVTRQRYAQLSEREREVLGLIVSGLTNKEIGRALNVSPRTIETHRANLFAKLEIDALAQLVRQYAALVDEDTAA; translated from the coding sequence ATGACCGCGCCGCTTTCTCCCCTGATCCACCTGATCGACGATGACGAAGCCGTGCGCAGCAGTCTGGCCTTGCTGATCAGCACCGTAGGCTTGCGCGTGCAGCCGTGGGCCGACCCGCAGACGTTTCTGCAGACCTTCGACCGGGAGAGCATTGGCGCGATCGTGCTCGATGTGCGTATGCCCGGCATCAGCGGGCTGACGGTGTTGGACACACTGAAAGAACAAAAGGTGGACCAGCCCGTCATCATGCTCACCGGGCACGGCACCATCGACATGTGCCGCCGCGCCTTCAAATCCGGCGCCGCCGAGTTTCTGGAAAAGCCGGTGGACGACGAGCGCCTGCTTGAAGCGCTGCAAACCGCGGTGCGCCAGCATGTGCAGTCCCGCCAACGCAACCAGGCCGACCGCGTCACCCGACAGCGCTACGCGCAACTGTCGGAGCGCGAGCGCGAGGTGCTGGGCCTGATCGTGTCCGGGCTGACCAACAAGGAAATCGGCCGCGCACTCAACGTGTCGCCCCGCACCATAGAAACCCACCGCGCCAACCTGTTCGCCAAGCTGGAGATTGACGCGCTGGCCCAGCTGGTGCGCCAGTACGCCGCACTGGTGGACGAAGACACCGCCGCTTAA
- the tyrS gene encoding tyrosine--tRNA ligase: MNQALSPQLVVSDRVREALAVTLRGVEELLPQDEWVKKLAKSEATGKPLRIKLGLDPTAPDIHIGHTVVLNKMRQLQDLGHTVIFLIGDFTSMIGDPSGRNSTRPPLTAEQIKVNAETYYRQASLVLDPTKTEIRYNSEWSDPLGARGMIQLASRYTVARMMERNDFHDRFHAGTPIAVHEFLYPLMQGYDSVALESDLELGGTDQKFNLLMGRTLQAEYGQEPQCILTMPLLEGLDGVEKMSKSKNNYIGISEEPNTMFAKVLSISDVLMWKWYTLLSFKSEAEIAALKAEVEGGRNPKDAKVALAKEITARFHSAAAADAAEQDFINRSKGGIPDQIDEITLPLGEGGAAVGIAALLKSANLAASSGEGNRLIDGGGVRVDSNVVSDKGLKLGAGTYVLQVGKRKFARVTLA, from the coding sequence ATGAATCAAGCCTTAAGCCCCCAATTAGTTGTAAGCGATCGTGTGCGCGAGGCCCTTGCGGTCACCCTGCGCGGTGTGGAAGAACTGCTCCCGCAAGACGAATGGGTGAAAAAGCTCGCCAAGTCGGAAGCCACCGGCAAACCGCTGCGCATCAAGCTGGGGCTGGACCCTACAGCGCCTGACATCCACATCGGCCACACCGTGGTGCTCAACAAGATGCGCCAGCTGCAAGATCTGGGCCACACGGTGATCTTTTTGATCGGTGACTTCACCAGCATGATCGGCGACCCTTCCGGCCGCAACAGCACGCGCCCGCCGCTCACCGCCGAGCAAATCAAGGTGAACGCCGAGACCTACTACCGCCAGGCTAGCCTGGTGCTGGACCCTACAAAAACCGAGATTCGCTACAACAGCGAGTGGAGCGATCCGCTGGGCGCGCGCGGCATGATTCAGTTGGCCAGCCGTTACACCGTGGCCCGCATGATGGAGCGCAACGACTTCCACGACCGCTTCCACGCAGGCACCCCGATTGCGGTGCACGAATTCCTCTATCCGCTGATGCAAGGCTACGACTCGGTGGCGCTGGAAAGCGACCTGGAGCTGGGCGGCACCGATCAGAAGTTCAATCTGCTCATGGGCCGCACCCTGCAGGCCGAATACGGCCAGGAGCCCCAGTGCATCTTGACCATGCCGCTGCTCGAAGGGCTGGACGGCGTGGAGAAAATGTCCAAGAGCAAGAACAACTACATCGGCATCTCGGAAGAGCCCAACACCATGTTTGCCAAGGTGTTGTCTATCTCCGACGTGCTGATGTGGAAGTGGTACACGCTGCTGAGCTTCAAGAGCGAGGCGGAGATTGCGGCGCTCAAGGCCGAGGTCGAGGGCGGGCGCAACCCCAAAGATGCCAAGGTGGCGCTGGCCAAAGAAATCACGGCGCGCTTCCACAGCGCGGCCGCCGCTGATGCGGCAGAGCAGGACTTCATCAACCGCAGCAAGGGAGGTATTCCGGACCAGATCGACGAAATCACCTTGCCGCTAGGCGAAGGTGGCGCAGCGGTGGGCATTGCCGCGCTGCTGAAGTCAGCGAACCTGGCTGCCTCCAGCGGTGAAGGCAACCGCCTGATTGACGGTGGTGGAGTGCGGGTGGACAGCAATGTGGTGAGCGACAAGGGCTTGAAGCTCGGCGCGGGTACTTACGTGCTGCAAGTGGGGAAGCGCAAGTTTGCCCGCGTGACCCTGGCCTGA
- a CDS encoding M23 family metallopeptidase, giving the protein MKHGLNQAVELCVARATAFIQLYPKQITAAIAALLIGGTGATFAVATLAPDASDLPVRTVVEVVQSESLAAYGNDISDQAMRLYRTETTRSSDTADTLLKRLGVVDPQAAAFLRADSQSQSALLGRGGRNVTAEVNAQQGLEKLSARWSPNDDGTFKRLTIEKTAGGFRARTETLPLVANTRLASGVINSSLFAATDDARLPDSVATQVAEIFAGDIDFHRALRKGDRFSVIYETLEGDGEPLRAGRVLSAEFVNAGKPFQAMWFKDPVAAGKGAYYTLGGESLRRAFLASPLEFSRVTSGFKMRFHPILQTWRAHLGVDYAAATGTPVRTVGDGVVDFAGVQGGFGNVVMVKHRNNQTTVYAHLSRINVKKGQAVSQGQNIGAVGATGWATGPHLHFEFRVNGAHQDPLSIARQSESIPVSPAAKPIFEQAAAQVRSQLASAAQMLPGSAE; this is encoded by the coding sequence TTGAAGCATGGACTGAACCAGGCTGTTGAGTTGTGCGTGGCGCGTGCCACGGCCTTCATCCAGCTGTATCCCAAACAAATTACAGCCGCCATTGCTGCCCTGCTGATCGGCGGCACGGGCGCCACCTTCGCGGTCGCCACATTGGCGCCTGATGCCTCAGATTTGCCGGTGCGCACCGTGGTCGAAGTGGTGCAAAGTGAATCGCTAGCAGCCTACGGAAACGACATCAGCGATCAGGCCATGCGCTTGTATCGCACAGAAACCACCCGCTCGAGCGACACTGCAGACACTCTGCTCAAGCGCTTGGGCGTCGTCGATCCGCAAGCCGCTGCATTTTTGCGCGCTGACAGCCAAAGCCAGTCTGCACTGCTGGGCCGCGGTGGCCGCAACGTCACTGCTGAAGTCAACGCGCAACAAGGCCTGGAAAAGCTCAGCGCACGCTGGAGTCCGAATGACGACGGCACCTTCAAACGCCTGACCATTGAAAAAACAGCGGGCGGCTTCCGGGCCCGTACAGAAACACTGCCCCTGGTGGCCAACACACGGCTCGCCAGCGGCGTCATTAACAGCTCCTTGTTTGCAGCGACTGACGACGCCCGCTTGCCGGACTCGGTGGCCACGCAAGTCGCTGAAATTTTTGCCGGTGACATCGACTTTCACCGGGCTCTGCGCAAGGGTGACCGCTTTTCCGTGATTTACGAAACCCTGGAAGGCGATGGCGAACCGCTGCGCGCAGGCCGGGTGCTGAGTGCCGAGTTTGTGAACGCAGGCAAGCCTTTCCAAGCCATGTGGTTCAAGGACCCAGTGGCAGCTGGCAAGGGCGCGTATTACACCTTGGGCGGCGAGAGCTTGCGCCGTGCTTTCTTGGCATCGCCCTTGGAGTTCTCGCGGGTGACCAGCGGCTTCAAAATGCGTTTCCACCCCATTTTGCAAACATGGCGCGCACACTTGGGTGTGGACTACGCCGCTGCAACGGGCACCCCGGTGCGGACTGTGGGCGATGGCGTGGTTGATTTCGCGGGTGTGCAAGGTGGCTTTGGCAATGTGGTGATGGTCAAACACCGCAACAACCAAACCACGGTGTATGCGCACCTGAGCCGCATCAACGTCAAGAAAGGCCAAGCGGTGAGCCAGGGCCAGAACATCGGCGCGGTAGGTGCTACGGGCTGGGCTACAGGCCCGCACTTGCACTTTGAGTTCCGCGTCAATGGCGCTCACCAGGACCCACTGTCGATTGCACGCCAGAGCGAGTCCATCCCTGTATCGCCTGCTGCGAAGCCGATCTTTGAGCAAGCCGCAGCGCAGGTGCGCAGCCAGCTCGCCAGCGCAGCACAGATGCTGCCCGGCTCGGCTGAGTAA
- the ruvB gene encoding Holliday junction branch migration DNA helicase RuvB → MSIQTDDFAVPPPPAPRVVSAAPVSNSEEAIERALRPKLLDEYVGQAKVREQLEIFIGAAKKRDEALDHVLLFGPPGLGKTTLSHIIAHELGVNLRQTSGPVLEKPKDLAALLTNLEKNDVLFIDEIHRLSAVVEEILYPALEDYKIDIMIGEGPAARSIKLDLQPFTLVGATTRAGMLTNPLRDRFGIVARLEFYTNEELGRIVKRSAGLLGVPMDEDGGFEIARRSRGTPRIANRLLRRVRDFAEVKGDGKITLDIANRALAMLDVDPQGFDLMDRKLLEAVIHRFDGGPVGLDNIAASIGEERETIEDVIEPYLIQQGYLQRTPRGRIATLAAYRHLGVTAPAGPVVDLLGD, encoded by the coding sequence GTGAGCATTCAGACCGACGATTTTGCTGTTCCCCCGCCGCCTGCGCCCCGCGTAGTGTCGGCCGCGCCTGTGTCTAACAGCGAAGAGGCCATCGAACGCGCCCTGCGCCCCAAGCTGCTCGATGAGTATGTGGGCCAGGCCAAGGTGCGCGAGCAGCTGGAGATTTTTATCGGCGCCGCCAAAAAGCGGGACGAAGCGCTGGACCATGTGCTGCTGTTCGGCCCGCCCGGTTTGGGCAAAACCACTCTGAGCCACATCATTGCCCACGAGCTCGGCGTGAACCTGCGCCAGACCTCTGGCCCGGTGCTCGAAAAGCCAAAAGATTTGGCCGCGCTGCTGACCAACCTGGAGAAGAACGACGTTCTTTTCATCGACGAAATTCACCGCCTCTCTGCGGTGGTGGAAGAAATCTTGTATCCCGCGCTGGAGGACTACAAGATTGACATCATGATCGGCGAGGGCCCGGCGGCCCGCTCCATCAAGCTCGACTTGCAGCCTTTCACGCTGGTGGGCGCCACCACGCGGGCCGGCATGCTGACCAACCCGCTGCGGGACCGCTTCGGCATCGTGGCGCGGCTGGAGTTTTATACGAATGAAGAGCTTGGACGCATCGTCAAGCGCAGTGCAGGTCTCTTGGGCGTGCCCATGGACGAGGATGGTGGTTTCGAGATCGCCCGCCGCTCGCGCGGCACGCCGCGGATCGCCAACCGCCTGCTGCGGCGTGTGCGCGACTTTGCCGAGGTCAAAGGCGACGGCAAGATCACTCTGGACATTGCCAACCGCGCGTTGGCCATGCTGGATGTGGACCCGCAAGGCTTTGACCTGATGGACCGCAAGCTGCTGGAGGCGGTGATTCACCGCTTCGATGGCGGCCCTGTGGGGCTGGACAACATTGCCGCCAGCATCGGCGAAGAGCGCGAAACCATTGAAGACGTGATCGAACCCTACTTGATCCAGCAGGGTTACTTGCAGCGCACCCCGCGTGGCCGCATTGCGACGCTGGCGGCTTACCGCCACCTCGGAGTCACCGCGCCTGCGGGGCCGGTGGTGGACTTGTTGGGCGACTAA
- a CDS encoding GlcG/HbpS family heme-binding protein — protein MRTSHLLALILSTVAGAASAQAVRTERNMSLELANQIATATVAACSANGYAVTATVVDRAGSVRAVQRADNAGPHTLAASQEKAFTSASAKNTTLAMMEGTQKNPAAANLVYIPGFLLVGGGVPVKVGNEVIGAVGVGGAPGGHLDEQCAITALDKVKDSLK, from the coding sequence ATGCGTACTTCCCACCTCCTCGCTTTGATTCTTTCCACCGTTGCTGGTGCGGCCAGCGCTCAAGCCGTGCGCACCGAGCGCAACATGTCCCTGGAACTGGCCAACCAGATTGCCACCGCTACTGTGGCCGCCTGCTCCGCCAACGGCTATGCCGTAACAGCGACAGTGGTGGACCGCGCCGGCAGCGTTCGCGCCGTGCAACGCGCTGACAATGCCGGCCCCCACACCCTGGCCGCCAGCCAGGAAAAAGCCTTTACCTCTGCCTCCGCCAAAAACACCACCCTGGCCATGATGGAAGGCACCCAGAAGAACCCGGCCGCGGCCAACTTGGTATACATCCCCGGTTTCTTGCTGGTGGGTGGCGGTGTGCCGGTCAAGGTGGGCAACGAAGTCATCGGTGCGGTCGGCGTAGGCGGCGCACCTGGCGGCCACCTGGACGAGCAGTGCGCCATCACCGCGTTGGACAAGGTCAAGGATTCTTTGAAGTAA
- a CDS encoding sensor histidine kinase, with product MFAHLQRLRLWLLAWAALSLLSGVYIARGELARQQEVFDTNSRIVHRLLSQQVVQHDAILATLALLHGGNAADRPEQRLPALYGQIAAASHRGANEAWPSAELTNAEAESLRLKRAVLADVDLQKGTYQLVLAAQPDSYALTIALRNMVPWAEWPMKPDTSPVQVRLDLGAKTYTVQAGRPFAAEDAGWTFEARKVLAAESQPFEVVSRLHVPWSALPWTYMLISAGAIALALLRGRMLVQQRTQQRREEERQRVGQRTRLNTLGELAAGMAHEINQPLTAILANTQAASRLLDDAEPDMTAARSAMQMAVQQARRASDVVGRLRRTVERPGSAAAVQSVDLHAACQHALYLLEPELQRSRCTPALTVDGTPLEVQADPVALEQIIHNLLTNALQAMEQVPPQERALRLVLSHTATHGVLRVQDTGPGIPPDALTKVFEPFFSTREGGLGLGLSLCESLAQGMGAHLSAANLPTQGAEFTLQMPLATPAP from the coding sequence ATGTTTGCACACCTTCAACGCCTCCGATTGTGGCTGCTGGCTTGGGCCGCGTTGTCGCTGTTGAGCGGTGTGTACATCGCGCGCGGCGAGCTGGCGCGTCAGCAGGAGGTGTTCGACACCAACTCCCGCATCGTGCACCGCTTGCTCAGCCAGCAGGTGGTGCAACACGACGCCATTCTGGCCACGCTGGCGCTGCTGCATGGCGGCAATGCGGCCGACCGGCCCGAGCAACGCCTGCCCGCACTGTATGGCCAAATTGCTGCTGCCTCCCACCGCGGCGCGAATGAAGCCTGGCCCTCGGCAGAGCTCACCAACGCGGAGGCCGAGTCCCTCCGCCTCAAGCGCGCAGTGCTGGCCGATGTCGACCTGCAAAAAGGCACTTACCAGCTGGTCCTAGCCGCGCAGCCCGACAGCTATGCCCTGACCATTGCCCTGCGCAACATGGTGCCCTGGGCGGAATGGCCCATGAAGCCGGACACCAGTCCGGTGCAAGTGCGCCTGGACCTGGGCGCCAAGACCTACACCGTGCAAGCCGGTCGCCCTTTTGCCGCGGAGGATGCAGGCTGGACCTTCGAAGCCCGCAAAGTGCTGGCGGCGGAGAGCCAGCCTTTTGAGGTGGTGTCCCGCCTGCATGTGCCATGGTCCGCGCTGCCGTGGACCTACATGTTGATCAGCGCCGGCGCGATTGCGCTGGCCTTGCTGCGCGGCCGGATGCTGGTGCAACAACGCACCCAGCAACGCCGTGAAGAAGAGCGCCAACGCGTGGGCCAACGCACACGGCTCAACACCTTGGGCGAACTGGCAGCCGGCATGGCCCACGAAATCAACCAGCCCCTCACCGCCATCCTGGCCAACACCCAGGCCGCCAGCCGTCTGCTGGATGATGCCGAGCCCGACATGACCGCCGCCCGCAGCGCGATGCAGATGGCGGTGCAGCAGGCGCGCAGAGCGTCTGATGTGGTGGGGCGCCTGCGGCGCACGGTGGAGCGCCCGGGCAGCGCCGCGGCAGTGCAAAGCGTGGACCTGCACGCGGCCTGCCAGCACGCACTCTACCTGCTGGAGCCCGAACTGCAGCGCAGCCGTTGCACCCCCGCCCTGACCGTGGACGGCACCCCATTGGAAGTGCAGGCTGACCCGGTGGCGCTGGAGCAAATCATTCATAACCTGCTGACCAACGCACTGCAAGCCATGGAGCAGGTGCCGCCGCAGGAGCGTGCTCTACGACTGGTACTCAGCCACACAGCCACCCACGGCGTGCTGCGTGTGCAGGACACCGGGCCCGGCATCCCACCAGACGCATTGACCAAGGTGTTTGAGCCCTTCTTTTCCACCCGCGAAGGCGGTCTGGGACTGGGCCTGAGCCTGTGCGAATCCTTGGCGCAGGGCATGGGCGCACACCTGAGCGCTGCCAATCTGCCAACGCAAGGCGCCGAGTTCACCCTGCAGATGCCCCTCGCAACCCCCGCCCCATGA
- a CDS encoding PhoH family protein — translation MILKHIFTPLNNTRLSHLCGPTDEHLRTIERELEVKIAHRHEQFKVEGAKAKAQRAMEMLQALYEIAGRPIAASTVQLMLSGDGELGAEGPTLSTRRADLKPRSQNQALYLDNIAEFDITFGIGPAGTGKTYLAVAAAVDALQRSSVQRIVLTRPAVEAGERLGFLPGDLNQKVDPYLRPLYDALYDLMGYDQVHKAFERQQLEIAPLAFMRGRTLNNAFVILDEAQNTTPEQMKMFLTRVGFGTKTVITGDLTQIDLPKAQMSGLVEAERVLRRTPGIAITRLTSSDIVRHPLVARIVDAYEAARLEDLPQIAIPEPEPELPRVGLPKTRSASRTVRSS, via the coding sequence TTGATTCTCAAACACATCTTCACCCCGCTGAACAACACGCGTCTCTCGCACCTGTGCGGGCCGACCGACGAACACCTGCGCACCATCGAGCGCGAGTTGGAAGTCAAGATTGCCCACCGGCATGAGCAGTTCAAGGTAGAAGGTGCCAAGGCCAAAGCCCAGCGCGCCATGGAGATGCTGCAGGCCCTGTACGAGATTGCCGGCCGGCCGATTGCGGCCTCTACGGTGCAGCTCATGCTCAGCGGCGATGGTGAGTTGGGTGCTGAAGGACCGACTTTGTCCACCCGCCGCGCCGACCTCAAACCCCGCAGCCAGAATCAGGCGCTGTACCTGGACAACATTGCCGAGTTCGACATCACGTTTGGCATCGGCCCCGCTGGTACCGGTAAAACCTATCTCGCCGTGGCTGCGGCGGTGGACGCGCTGCAGCGCAGCTCGGTGCAGCGCATTGTGCTGACCCGTCCCGCGGTGGAAGCTGGCGAGCGACTGGGCTTTCTGCCCGGCGACCTGAACCAAAAGGTGGACCCCTATCTGCGCCCCCTGTATGACGCGCTCTACGACCTGATGGGCTACGACCAGGTGCACAAGGCCTTTGAGCGTCAGCAGCTGGAGATTGCACCCCTGGCCTTCATGCGCGGGCGCACGCTGAACAACGCCTTTGTGATCCTCGACGAGGCGCAAAACACCACGCCTGAACAAATGAAAATGTTTTTGACCCGCGTGGGCTTCGGCACCAAGACGGTCATTACTGGCGATCTGACCCAGATCGATTTGCCCAAAGCGCAGATGAGCGGCCTGGTGGAAGCCGAGCGCGTGTTGCGCCGCACACCAGGCATTGCCATCACCCGCCTCACCAGTTCAGACATCGTGCGCCACCCGCTGGTCGCCCGTATCGTGGATGCCTACGAGGCCGCACGGCTGGAAGACCTGCCACAGATCGCCATCCCCGAGCCAGAGCCAGAGCTCCCCCGCGTGGGCCTGCCCAAGACCCGCAGTGCATCACGAACCGTGCGCAGTAGCTAA